A portion of the Rhinopithecus roxellana isolate Shanxi Qingling chromosome 21, ASM756505v1, whole genome shotgun sequence genome contains these proteins:
- the INO80C gene encoding INO80 complex subunit C isoform X3, whose translation MEAMNENKVVSSEFSTGPVEKAAKPLPFKDPNFVHSGHGGAVAGKKNRTWKNLKQILASERALPWQLNDPNYFSIDAPPSFKPAKKYSDVSGLLANYTDPQSKLRFSTIEEFSYIRRLPSDVVTGYLALRKATSIVP comes from the exons ATGGAAGCCATGAATGAGAATAAAGTGGTGTCCTCTGAGTTTAGCACAGGACCTGTGGAAAAAGCTGCCAAACCTTTGCCATTTAAGGATCCCAACTTTGTG CACTCTGGCCACGGTGGCGCAGTAGCTGGCAAGAAGAACAGAACCTGGAAGAACCTGAAACAAATCCTCGCTTCCGAAAGGGCATTGCCGTGGCAACTGAACGATCCTAACT acttcAGTATTGATGCTCCTCCATCCTTTAAGCCAGCTAAGAAGTATTCTGATGTTTCAGGTCTGCTT GCCAACTACACAGACCCCCAGAGCAAACTGCGGTTCAGCACCATTGAAGAGTTTTCCTATATTCGGAGGCTGCCCTCTGACGTCGTCACCGGCTACCTGGCCCTGAGGAAGGCCACAAGCATCGTTCCCTGA
- the INO80C gene encoding INO80 complex subunit C isoform X2: protein MIVRPPQPRGNGISMEAMNENKVVSSEFSTGPVEKAAKPLPFKDPNFVHSGHGGAVAGKKNRTWKNLKQILASERALPWQLNDPNYFSIDAPPSFKPAKKYSDVSGLLANYTDPQSKLRFSTIEEFSYIRRLPSDVVTGYLALRKATSIVP, encoded by the exons atgattgtgaggcctccccagccacgtggaaat GGTATCAGCATGGAAGCCATGAATGAGAATAAAGTGGTGTCCTCTGAGTTTAGCACAGGACCTGTGGAAAAAGCTGCCAAACCTTTGCCATTTAAGGATCCCAACTTTGTG CACTCTGGCCACGGTGGCGCAGTAGCTGGCAAGAAGAACAGAACCTGGAAGAACCTGAAACAAATCCTCGCTTCCGAAAGGGCATTGCCGTGGCAACTGAACGATCCTAACT acttcAGTATTGATGCTCCTCCATCCTTTAAGCCAGCTAAGAAGTATTCTGATGTTTCAGGTCTGCTT GCCAACTACACAGACCCCCAGAGCAAACTGCGGTTCAGCACCATTGAAGAGTTTTCCTATATTCGGAGGCTGCCCTCTGACGTCGTCACCGGCTACCTGGCCCTGAGGAAGGCCACAAGCATCGTTCCCTGA